A single Pseudomonas sp. MM223 DNA region contains:
- the rffG gene encoding dTDP-glucose 4,6-dehydratase 2 (*Name rffG), with amino-acid sequence MSFDQSISKPVLVTGAAGLVGRQVVRRLVEQGRPVLALDRLASVTQEGVKITACDLGDIHRLHAIALDGVDSIIHCGAFSGPMVARDAPYSMVQVNIVGTANVLELARVHAVRRFVYCSSTSAYGVVESGPAYEDVLLKPGSLYGASKVSSEYITTAYAEQYGLSAASVRLSWVYGPGRTTDCVIRKMIEDALARRATRMSFGADFPRQFIHVEDAVQGLLCALDAPVLPRTTYNVTGDTRVTLEEIAQVVRTIFPGADIALEPGADPVDEFQQKFSIDAARRDLGYVPKISLDDGIQAYARWLESTHLPHSFEVQKA; translated from the coding sequence ATGAGTTTCGATCAATCGATAAGCAAACCGGTATTGGTCACCGGAGCGGCAGGGTTGGTAGGTCGCCAGGTGGTGCGTCGTCTGGTCGAGCAGGGCCGACCGGTGCTGGCACTGGATCGGCTCGCCTCGGTCACCCAGGAGGGGGTCAAGATCACAGCGTGCGACCTTGGCGATATCCATCGCCTGCATGCCATCGCTCTGGATGGAGTCGATTCCATCATTCATTGCGGTGCGTTTTCCGGGCCAATGGTGGCGCGTGATGCGCCGTATTCGATGGTGCAAGTGAACATTGTCGGTACCGCCAACGTACTTGAGTTGGCGCGTGTTCACGCTGTTCGGCGCTTTGTGTATTGCTCCTCGACCAGTGCTTATGGGGTGGTCGAGTCGGGTCCCGCTTACGAAGACGTTTTACTCAAGCCAGGCAGCCTCTACGGTGCCAGCAAGGTTTCTTCCGAGTACATCACCACGGCCTACGCCGAACAGTATGGGCTGTCTGCGGCGAGTGTTCGACTGTCCTGGGTCTACGGCCCGGGGAGAACCACTGACTGTGTGATTCGTAAGATGATTGAAGATGCCTTGGCCAGGCGCGCCACCCGAATGTCTTTCGGAGCGGACTTCCCCAGGCAATTCATTCACGTTGAAGACGCCGTTCAGGGCTTGCTTTGTGCGCTGGATGCCCCCGTGCTGCCACGCACCACCTACAACGTCACCGGCGACACCCGTGTAACGCTTGAAGAGATCGCGCAGGTCGTGCGCACTATCTTTCCCGGTGCCGATATCGCCCTTGAGCCGGGCGCGGATCCTGTCGATGAATTCCAGCAGAAATTCAGTATTGATGCGGCGCGCCGTGACCTGGGTTACGTGCCAAAAATATCCCTTGATGACGGCATTCAAGCGTACGCGCGCTGGCTGGAATCGACTCACCTTCCTCATAGTTTCGAGGTGCAGAAAGCATGA
- the intA_5 gene encoding Prophage integrase IntA (*Name intA_5) — MVAIANASIKRTTRCLIEWQLHTMTRPAEAATTRWADIDIEKKIWTIPAERMKKRRAHIIPLTEQALALLEAITPYSGHREFVFPADRNPRTHCNSQTANMALKRMGFEGRLVSHGMRSMASTILNEHGWDPELIEVALAHVDKDEVRSAYNRADYIERRRPLMAWWSNHIQEAATGNLSVSATREHQDKKVVSIR; from the coding sequence ATGGTGGCAATCGCCAATGCCAGCATAAAAAGAACAACCCGCTGCCTGATCGAGTGGCAGCTCCACACCATGACCCGGCCAGCCGAGGCAGCAACCACCCGCTGGGCAGATATCGACATCGAGAAGAAGATCTGGACGATTCCTGCGGAGCGCATGAAGAAGCGCCGTGCGCACATTATCCCGCTCACGGAGCAGGCTCTTGCACTTTTAGAGGCGATCACGCCCTACAGTGGACATCGGGAATTTGTGTTCCCCGCAGACCGAAACCCTCGTACCCACTGCAACAGCCAAACCGCCAACATGGCACTAAAGCGCATGGGTTTTGAAGGGCGCTTGGTAAGCCATGGGATGCGCTCAATGGCGAGCACCATCCTCAACGAGCACGGCTGGGATCCTGAATTGATCGAGGTTGCACTTGCCCACGTCGATAAAGACGAGGTACGTAGCGCGTACAACCGAGCAGATTACATAGAACGCAGACGCCCTCTGATGGCATGGTGGAGCAACCACATTCAGGAAGCGGCAACAGGCAACCTGTCGGTGTCAGCTACCAGAGAACATCAAGATAAAAAGGTCGTCTCGATACGTTGA
- the pdhR_2 gene encoding Pyruvate dehydrogenase complex repressor (*Name pdhR_2): MVFDQVRQRRLSDDIVDRLEGMILEGTLTSGQRLPAERALAEQFGVSRPSLREAIQKLVAKGLLVSRQGGGNFVAESLGSTFSDPLLQLLEHSAEAQRDLLEFRHTLEASCAYYAAQRATEPDRTRLKAAFDALQDCYTRVDEVTRAEEGVADARFHLAIAEASHNAVLLHTIRGLFDLLKRNVVTNIGGMYQQRTETRDMLISQHRELYLAIVEGRAEDAREVSSRHILYVQEVLQEAHEEAQRVARAERRSGR, translated from the coding sequence ATGGTTTTTGATCAGGTCCGCCAACGGCGCCTGTCCGACGACATCGTCGATCGGTTGGAAGGGATGATTCTGGAAGGCACGCTGACCTCGGGGCAGCGGCTGCCGGCCGAACGCGCCCTTGCCGAGCAGTTCGGTGTGTCCCGCCCGTCACTGCGTGAAGCGATCCAGAAGCTGGTAGCCAAAGGGCTGTTGGTCAGCCGCCAGGGCGGGGGCAATTTTGTTGCCGAGTCACTGGGCTCAACCTTCAGCGACCCGCTGCTGCAGTTGCTCGAGCACAGCGCCGAAGCGCAGCGCGACCTGCTTGAATTCCGCCATACCCTGGAGGCGTCGTGTGCCTATTACGCTGCCCAGCGTGCCACCGAGCCGGACCGGACGCGTTTGAAGGCGGCTTTCGATGCGTTGCAGGACTGCTACACCCGAGTCGATGAAGTCACCCGGGCGGAGGAAGGGGTGGCCGATGCGCGTTTTCACCTGGCGATTGCCGAGGCCAGCCATAACGCAGTATTGCTGCACACGATTCGTGGCTTGTTCGACCTGCTGAAACGCAATGTGGTGACCAACATTGGTGGCATGTACCAGCAACGGACCGAAACCCGGGACATGCTGATCAGCCAGCACCGGGAGCTTTACCTGGCGATTGTCGAGGGCAGGGCGGAGGACGCGCGGGAGGTGTCGAGCCGGCACATTCTGTATGTGCAGGAAGTGCTGCAAGAGGCACACGAAGAAGCGCAGCGGGTGGCGCGGGCAGAGCGGCGCAGCGGGCGCTGA
- the intA_4 gene encoding Prophage integrase IntA (*Name intA_4): MCAQATRLSELKVKSAKPAEKDYVLFDGGGLQMRVRSNGSKLWNFNYRHPVTKKRINMGLGTFPEVSLAQARKGSVEAREALAHGIDPKERRDAVLQAKQAATEHTFQNVATSWYELKKDAVTPAYAEDIWRSLTLHIFPDLGSTPISAISAPQVINLLRPLETKGSLETVKRLTQRLNEIMTYGVNSGLIHANPLSGIRAVFKKPKKKNMAALPPMS, encoded by the coding sequence ATGTGCGCACAAGCTACCCGCCTCTCTGAACTCAAAGTCAAATCTGCCAAGCCTGCTGAAAAGGACTACGTCCTATTTGATGGCGGCGGACTTCAAATGCGAGTGAGAAGCAATGGCTCTAAGCTATGGAACTTCAACTATCGACACCCTGTGACGAAGAAGCGGATCAACATGGGACTGGGAACCTTCCCCGAAGTCTCGTTAGCGCAAGCACGCAAGGGTTCCGTTGAAGCGAGGGAAGCACTTGCCCACGGCATCGACCCTAAAGAGAGGCGGGATGCTGTGCTGCAAGCTAAACAAGCTGCGACTGAGCACACATTCCAGAATGTGGCGACGTCCTGGTATGAATTGAAGAAGGATGCTGTGACGCCGGCCTACGCTGAGGACATCTGGCGCTCGCTAACATTGCACATATTCCCGGACTTGGGCTCCACACCGATCTCAGCCATAAGCGCACCGCAAGTCATCAATCTACTCCGGCCACTCGAAACCAAGGGCAGCCTTGAAACCGTGAAGCGGCTGACGCAGCGGCTCAACGAGATCATGACCTACGGGGTCAACTCGGGACTGATTCACGCGAACCCACTCAGCGGTATCCGCGCCGTCTTCAAGAAACCGAAAAAGAAAAACATGGCGGCACTCCCCCCGATGAGCTGA
- the ddpC_3 gene encoding putative D,D-dipeptide transport system permease protein DdpC (*Name ddpC_3), with product MRFFDFIQSFPVFVLGMVLVSVMGQEIWNVAIVLAVLFTPVFARLIRAEVLSLRDRPFIAAARCSGATDSAIMFQHILPNALTPAIVQISISIGMAILLTAGLSFVGAGVRMPTPEWGLMVSNGAQQMILGIWWVALFPGLAIVFSVLTFALLGDAAKQLFDPQTRSSS from the coding sequence ATGCGTTTTTTTGACTTTATCCAGTCATTTCCTGTGTTTGTGCTGGGCATGGTGCTGGTGTCCGTCATGGGCCAGGAAATATGGAACGTTGCCATTGTGCTGGCCGTACTTTTCACACCGGTCTTCGCCCGGCTGATCCGGGCTGAAGTCTTGTCGCTGCGTGATCGTCCGTTTATTGCCGCGGCCAGATGCAGTGGTGCCACGGACAGCGCAATCATGTTCCAGCACATCCTGCCAAATGCGTTGACGCCTGCCATCGTGCAGATATCCATCAGCATCGGCATGGCCATTCTGCTGACGGCGGGCCTGTCCTTCGTCGGTGCCGGCGTGCGCATGCCTACTCCGGAATGGGGTCTGATGGTCAGCAACGGCGCGCAGCAAATGATCCTGGGTATCTGGTGGGTCGCGCTGTTTCCAGGGCTCGCCATCGTTTTTTCAGTACTGACGTTTGCGCTTCTCGGAGACGCGGCCAAGCAACTGTTCGACCCGCAGACAAGGAGCTCCTCATGA
- the gsiA_2 gene encoding Glutathione import ATP-binding protein GsiA (*Name gsiA_2): MTNTNEPLLEVRNISVGFSDRSMPPALQEVSFSLKKGEILGIVGETGAGKSLLARAIIDMLPGDGCIVDGEIRVNGHAISTMTPQQRRGYRGGEVALIGTNAKSLLDPVVKVGEQIARVLRAHRGINKKDAWQESIRLFEQVGIVNPEKRAHAYPHELSGGMAQRVVIAMALIAQPKILLADDATLGLDATIQLQVLDLLVEKGRELGLAVVLITHDLGMVASYCDRVGIMKAGRLVELTTIRSFLNDGPQHPYSRELLEAARVRPLPMDGQPAQPGAEAAPLLEVTNLVKLFHVEGSTEPVRAVDHVSLTIRKGETLALVGESGSGKTTTGQCLVRLLQSDLGSIRFDGQETLTLSDKQFRNVRRRMQMVFQEPYVALNPRWRVRDLVVEPLKLGAPLTRAAKQARVLELLDLVGISRAKADVYPHELTAGEQKRVGVARALAVNPDFVIFDEPTTALDIRVRAQIIDLVRDLQKRMGLSALFITHDLNSVRSLAHYVAVMRHGKIIEQGPTEEIFANPKEAYTRKLLEAELPIEVREEAPMRAPQAELRA; this comes from the coding sequence ATGACAAACACCAACGAACCCTTACTTGAGGTACGCAACATCAGCGTCGGGTTTTCGGACCGATCAATGCCGCCTGCCTTACAGGAAGTGAGTTTCTCGCTGAAGAAGGGGGAGATTCTCGGCATTGTTGGTGAGACAGGTGCAGGAAAGTCGCTTCTTGCGCGCGCCATTATCGACATGCTGCCAGGCGACGGATGCATTGTTGACGGCGAGATACGGGTCAACGGGCACGCGATTTCCACGATGACACCGCAGCAAAGACGCGGCTATCGAGGCGGCGAGGTTGCGCTGATCGGAACCAACGCTAAATCGTTGCTGGACCCGGTAGTGAAGGTGGGCGAGCAAATCGCCAGAGTTCTTCGGGCCCATCGAGGGATCAACAAAAAAGACGCATGGCAGGAGTCAATTCGCCTGTTTGAGCAAGTCGGAATTGTGAACCCTGAGAAAAGGGCGCACGCCTACCCGCATGAGCTTTCCGGTGGTATGGCGCAGCGGGTGGTAATCGCCATGGCGTTGATCGCACAACCGAAAATTCTGCTCGCCGATGATGCGACCCTGGGGCTTGATGCAACGATCCAACTGCAGGTGCTGGACCTGCTAGTGGAAAAAGGGCGTGAGCTTGGGCTGGCGGTTGTTCTGATTACCCATGACCTCGGCATGGTGGCCAGTTACTGCGATCGGGTCGGCATCATGAAAGCCGGGCGTTTGGTGGAGCTCACCACCATCCGCTCTTTTCTTAACGATGGTCCTCAGCATCCCTATAGCCGGGAGTTGCTGGAGGCAGCCCGTGTACGTCCGTTGCCGATGGATGGCCAGCCGGCACAACCCGGCGCCGAGGCTGCACCGCTGCTAGAGGTCACGAACCTGGTGAAGTTGTTCCATGTGGAGGGCTCCACTGAGCCGGTTCGCGCGGTAGACCATGTGTCGCTGACCATCCGCAAAGGGGAGACCTTGGCCCTGGTTGGGGAAAGCGGATCCGGCAAAACCACGACCGGCCAATGCCTGGTTCGTTTACTGCAATCGGACTTGGGCTCGATCCGGTTCGATGGCCAGGAAACACTGACCCTCTCTGATAAGCAGTTCAGAAACGTGCGCCGGCGGATGCAGATGGTGTTCCAGGAGCCTTATGTGGCGCTTAACCCCAGGTGGCGGGTGCGCGATCTCGTTGTCGAGCCTCTCAAGTTGGGCGCACCGCTGACCCGCGCGGCCAAACAGGCGCGGGTTTTGGAGTTGCTCGATCTGGTTGGCATATCCAGGGCCAAGGCAGATGTTTACCCCCATGAGCTGACGGCCGGCGAGCAGAAGCGCGTAGGCGTGGCCAGGGCCTTGGCGGTCAATCCTGATTTTGTGATTTTCGATGAGCCGACAACGGCACTCGACATTCGGGTTCGAGCGCAGATCATCGACCTTGTGCGGGATTTGCAAAAGCGTATGGGGCTGTCGGCGCTGTTCATTACCCATGATTTGAACTCAGTCCGGTCATTGGCGCATTACGTTGCCGTGATGCGCCACGGCAAGATCATCGAGCAAGGCCCGACGGAGGAGATTTTTGCCAATCCGAAGGAGGCCTATACCCGCAAGCTGCTCGAGGCCGAACTGCCTATCGAGGTCCGAGAAGAGGCGCCAATGCGCGCCCCACAGGCGGAGCTGCGCGCATGA
- the fabG_10 gene encoding 3-oxoacyl-[acyl-carrier-protein] reductase FabG (*Name fabG_10) — MSNVFDLSGRKAVITGASRGIGAAIAQLFLEHGAEVAICHVADHQNAEAFQNRVRSRGLELHASECDVSDPAAVNRFCTWAQERLGQVDIVVNSAGVGGGDRPFAKTDDQDWDRIIGINLRGTMLVTHAFFAGMLERQYGRVINVASQLAYKGAPGLAHYCAAKAGVVGFTRALAYEGAPHNVMVNAIAPGPVDTDLLRNHSAQWLEAKKAQLPVGRFGQVDEIAPTALLLASSAGAFYAGQTLSPNGGDVML; from the coding sequence ATGAGTAACGTGTTTGATCTTTCGGGCCGCAAGGCTGTTATCACCGGCGCAAGCAGGGGAATCGGTGCGGCGATTGCGCAATTGTTTCTGGAGCATGGTGCAGAAGTTGCCATTTGCCATGTGGCAGATCATCAGAATGCCGAGGCGTTCCAGAATCGCGTGCGCTCGCGAGGCCTTGAACTACACGCCAGCGAATGCGACGTCTCTGATCCGGCGGCGGTAAACCGTTTCTGCACCTGGGCGCAGGAGCGTTTGGGGCAGGTCGACATCGTGGTCAATTCGGCCGGTGTGGGTGGCGGCGACCGTCCATTTGCCAAGACCGATGATCAGGATTGGGATCGTATCATCGGGATAAATCTGCGCGGGACGATGCTGGTCACTCACGCCTTTTTCGCCGGGATGCTCGAACGCCAGTATGGCCGCGTCATCAACGTTGCTTCACAACTGGCATACAAGGGCGCGCCAGGGCTGGCGCATTACTGTGCGGCGAAGGCCGGGGTGGTGGGGTTTACCCGAGCACTGGCTTATGAGGGTGCGCCACACAATGTGATGGTCAACGCGATTGCGCCGGGGCCGGTCGATACCGACTTGTTGCGCAATCACAGCGCGCAATGGCTTGAGGCCAAGAAAGCACAGTTGCCGGTGGGGCGCTTCGGCCAGGTAGATGAAATCGCACCTACCGCTTTGCTCCTGGCTTCGAGCGCTGGCGCATTTTATGCCGGGCAAACACTGTCCCCCAATGGCGGCGATGTAATGCTCTGA
- a CDS encoding D-hydantoinase, translating into MQILDTVIRNARVVTAADIFTCDIGIRDGQIVSLATDLPTGLKEIDAAGRHVTPGGVDSHVHLDQPTGDGSVMADDFYSGTVSAACGGTTTVIPFACQQKGESLRAAVEDYHRRVGDKPVIDYAFHLIVTDPTPDVLQRELPALIAEGYTSFKIYMTYDALKLGDREILETLSVARREGAMVMLHAENSDCIAWLTERLLAAGLDAPRYHATSRPMLVEREATHRAIALAELVDVPILIVHVSGRDAVEQIRWAQSKGLKVYAETCPQYLFLTAASLGCDDSFEGAKCICSPPPRDPANQQVIWDGLENGSFEVFSSDHAPFRYEGHDGKKAHGESPTFEQVANGIPGIETRMALLWSEGVRKGRITPQSFVALTSTNAAKMYGLYPRKGSVAIGADADLVIWNEGEPVRITNEMLHHNVDYTPYEGMQLSAWPAITLARGEVVWDGEPRGAAGRGKFLPCQKPAPAQTRRRPHELPL; encoded by the coding sequence ATGCAAATTCTGGACACTGTTATCCGTAATGCCCGCGTGGTTACAGCCGCTGACATTTTTACCTGCGACATCGGCATTCGTGATGGACAAATTGTTTCACTGGCGACTGACTTGCCCACTGGATTGAAAGAGATTGACGCGGCGGGGCGGCACGTTACGCCGGGGGGCGTCGATAGCCATGTGCACCTGGATCAGCCGACCGGCGACGGTTCTGTCATGGCGGACGACTTCTACAGTGGCACCGTATCTGCCGCCTGCGGTGGCACTACCACGGTCATTCCCTTTGCCTGCCAGCAGAAAGGCGAGAGTTTGCGTGCCGCTGTCGAGGACTACCATCGGCGAGTTGGCGACAAGCCGGTGATCGATTACGCATTCCACCTTATCGTGACTGACCCCACGCCTGATGTGCTGCAACGGGAGTTGCCCGCTCTGATTGCCGAGGGCTATACCTCGTTCAAGATCTACATGACCTACGACGCGTTGAAGCTCGGTGACCGGGAAATTCTCGAGACGCTGTCGGTGGCACGTCGGGAAGGAGCCATGGTGATGTTGCATGCCGAGAACAGCGATTGCATCGCCTGGCTTACCGAGCGCCTGCTGGCTGCAGGCCTGGACGCGCCCCGTTATCACGCCACGTCCCGGCCCATGCTGGTTGAGCGTGAGGCCACGCATCGAGCGATTGCATTGGCCGAGTTGGTGGATGTGCCAATTCTGATCGTCCATGTGTCTGGTCGTGACGCAGTCGAGCAGATTCGCTGGGCGCAGAGCAAAGGCCTGAAGGTCTACGCCGAGACCTGTCCTCAGTATCTGTTCCTGACGGCGGCTTCGCTCGGATGCGACGACAGTTTTGAAGGCGCGAAATGCATCTGCAGCCCACCACCGCGCGATCCTGCCAACCAGCAGGTCATCTGGGACGGCCTGGAAAATGGTTCATTCGAGGTGTTTTCATCGGACCATGCGCCGTTCCGGTACGAAGGCCACGACGGTAAAAAAGCCCATGGTGAAAGCCCGACGTTTGAACAAGTCGCCAATGGTATTCCTGGGATCGAAACGCGAATGGCGCTTCTCTGGTCCGAAGGTGTTCGCAAAGGCCGGATTACCCCGCAGAGTTTCGTCGCACTCACATCCACCAATGCCGCAAAAATGTATGGTTTGTACCCACGCAAAGGCAGCGTCGCAATTGGCGCCGATGCTGACCTGGTCATCTGGAACGAAGGTGAGCCAGTACGCATTACCAACGAAATGCTGCACCACAATGTGGATTACACCCCCTATGAAGGTATGCAGTTGAGTGCATGGCCGGCCATAACGCTGGCACGAGGAGAGGTCGTTTGGGACGGCGAACCAAGAGGCGCCGCGGGCCGCGGGAAGTTTTTACCGTGCCAGAAGCCTGCTCCCGCTCAAACTCGTCGTCGCCCGCATGAACTGCCGCTATGA
- the glcA gene encoding Glycolate permease GlcA (*Name glcA): MLSITDDQRLQVLLIGFCFGAFLEGAAGFGAPVAITAALLVGLGFNPLYAAGLCLIANTAPVAFGALGIPIIVAGQVTGIDAFHIGAMTGRQLPLLSLFVPFWLVFMMDGLRGVKETWPAALVAGLSFAVTQYFTSNFIGPELPDITSALASLICLTLFLKVWQPKRSFSEAKGSVGAAVVQPSGSQPSPYSFGEIFKAWSPFLILTVLVTIWTLKPFKAAFAPGGAMYNFVFNFAIPHLDQLVIKTAPIVAAPTAMPAVFKLDPISATGTAIFLSALISMAVLKINFKTGLTTFKETFWELRWPILSIGMVLAFAFVTNYSGMSSTMALVLAGTGAAFPFFSPFLGWLGVFLTGSDTSSNALFSSLQATTAHQIGVNDTLLVAANTSGGVTGKMISPQSIAVACAATGLVGKESDLFRFTVKHSLFFATIVGLITLIQAYWLTGMLVHH; this comes from the coding sequence GTGCTGTCGATTACCGACGACCAGCGCCTGCAAGTGCTGCTTATCGGTTTCTGCTTCGGTGCCTTCCTGGAAGGTGCGGCCGGCTTCGGCGCCCCCGTGGCAATTACTGCCGCACTGTTGGTGGGCCTGGGCTTCAACCCGCTGTATGCCGCCGGCCTGTGCCTGATCGCCAACACCGCACCGGTGGCCTTCGGCGCCCTGGGCATCCCGATCATCGTGGCCGGCCAGGTCACCGGTATCGACGCCTTCCACATCGGCGCCATGACCGGCCGCCAGCTGCCGCTGCTGTCGTTGTTCGTGCCGTTTTGGCTGGTGTTCATGATGGATGGCCTGCGCGGCGTGAAGGAAACCTGGCCTGCCGCCCTGGTCGCCGGCCTGAGCTTCGCTGTCACCCAGTACTTCACCTCGAACTTCATTGGTCCGGAACTGCCAGACATCACCTCGGCACTGGCCAGCCTCATCTGCCTCACCCTGTTCCTGAAAGTCTGGCAGCCAAAGCGTTCGTTCAGCGAGGCCAAAGGCAGCGTCGGCGCAGCCGTTGTGCAGCCTAGTGGCAGCCAGCCTAGCCCTTACAGCTTTGGCGAAATCTTCAAGGCCTGGTCGCCGTTCCTGATCCTGACCGTACTGGTCACCATCTGGACCCTGAAGCCGTTCAAAGCGGCGTTCGCCCCAGGCGGCGCGATGTACAACTTCGTGTTCAACTTCGCCATCCCGCACCTCGACCAGTTGGTGATCAAGACCGCACCGATCGTTGCCGCACCGACTGCCATGCCAGCGGTGTTCAAGCTCGACCCGATCTCTGCCACCGGCACCGCGATCTTCCTCTCGGCGCTGATCTCCATGGCGGTGTTGAAGATCAATTTCAAAACTGGTCTGACCACTTTCAAAGAAACCTTCTGGGAGCTGCGCTGGCCCATCCTGTCGATTGGCATGGTGCTGGCCTTCGCCTTCGTCACCAACTACTCGGGCATGTCCTCGACCATGGCCCTGGTACTGGCCGGCACCGGCGCCGCGTTCCCGTTCTTCTCGCCGTTCCTCGGCTGGCTGGGCGTGTTCCTGACCGGTTCGGATACCTCGTCCAACGCCCTGTTCAGCTCGCTGCAGGCCACCACTGCGCACCAGATCGGGGTCAACGACACCCTGCTGGTAGCGGCCAACACCAGCGGCGGCGTAACCGGCAAGATGATCTCGCCGCAGTCGATTGCCGTGGCCTGCGCCGCCACCGGCCTGGTGGGCAAGGAATCCGACCTGTTCCGCTTCACCGTCAAGCACAGCCTGTTCTTTGCCACCATCGTCGGCCTGATCACCCTGATTCAGGCTTACTGGCTGACCGGCATGCTGGTTCATCACTAA
- the lldD gene encoding L-lactate dehydrogenase (*Name lldD): protein MSDLAGIALRQRVLNNMSELSLETRLFDETLSMPVALAPVGLTGMYARRGEVQAARAAAAHGIPFTMSTVSVCPIEEVAPAINRPMWFQLYVLKDRGFMRNALERAKAAGVKTLVFTVDMPVPGARYRDAHSGMSGRNGPLRRVLQAMTHPEWAWDVGVMGRPHDLGNISKYRGNPTGLADYIGWLGNNFDPSISWKDLEWIREYWDGPMIIKGILDADDARDAVKFGADGIVVSNHGGRQLDGVLSSARALPAIADAVKGDLKILADSGIRSGLDVVRMIALGADTVLIGRAFLYALAVHGQAGVKNLLELFEKEMRVAMVLTGAKSISEITRDSLVRELGA from the coding sequence GTGTCGGACCTGGCCGGCATTGCCCTGCGCCAGCGCGTGCTGAACAACATGTCCGAGCTCAGCCTCGAAACCCGCTTGTTCGACGAAACCCTGAGCATGCCGGTGGCCCTGGCCCCGGTCGGCCTCACCGGCATGTACGCCCGCCGTGGCGAAGTGCAGGCGGCACGTGCAGCGGCGGCACACGGCATCCCGTTTACCATGTCGACCGTGTCGGTCTGCCCGATCGAAGAAGTGGCCCCGGCGATCAACCGGCCGATGTGGTTCCAGCTGTACGTGCTCAAGGACCGCGGCTTCATGCGCAACGCCCTGGAGCGGGCCAAGGCAGCCGGGGTCAAAACCCTGGTATTCACCGTCGACATGCCCGTACCCGGCGCCCGCTACCGCGATGCCCACTCGGGCATGAGCGGCCGCAACGGCCCGCTGCGCCGCGTGCTGCAGGCCATGACCCACCCCGAGTGGGCATGGGATGTAGGGGTGATGGGCCGCCCGCACGACCTGGGCAATATCTCCAAGTACCGGGGCAACCCCACCGGCCTGGCCGATTACATCGGCTGGCTGGGCAACAACTTTGACCCGTCCATCTCCTGGAAAGACCTGGAGTGGATCCGCGAGTACTGGGACGGCCCGATGATCATCAAGGGTATTCTCGATGCCGATGACGCCCGCGATGCGGTCAAGTTCGGCGCCGACGGCATCGTGGTGTCCAACCACGGCGGCCGCCAGCTCGACGGCGTGCTGTCCAGCGCCCGCGCCCTGCCGGCGATTGCCGATGCGGTCAAAGGCGACCTGAAGATTCTCGCCGACTCCGGCATCCGCAGCGGCCTCGACGTGGTGCGCATGATCGCCCTGGGCGCCGACACCGTACTGATCGGCCGCGCCTTCCTCTACGCCCTGGCTGTACATGGCCAGGCCGGAGTGAAAAACCTGCTGGAGTTGTTCGAGAAGGAAATGCGCGTGGCCATGGTGCTGACCGGTGCCAAGTCGATCAGCGAGATCACCCGCGACTCGCTGGTACGCGAACTGGGCGCCTGA
- a CDS encoding hypothetical protein (UPF0758 protein) has product MRLHKLKASESTGTYLVESPVTETDILLMARQLANLRLRRGRALTSPKEVFSHLQALLGDYEHEVFALLLLDSRHRVIVFHELFRGTLDSASVYPREVVKAALEHNAAATVLVHNYPSGDPEPSQSDLTLTHKLQEALNLVGARTLDHIVVGHEGCVSLAEQGYL; this is encoded by the coding sequence ATGCGCCTGCACAAGCTGAAGGCCAGTGAATCGACCGGCACCTACCTGGTCGAGTCGCCGGTCACCGAAACCGACATCCTGCTGATGGCCCGGCAGTTGGCGAATCTGCGTCTGCGCCGAGGGCGCGCACTGACCTCACCGAAGGAAGTGTTCAGCCACCTGCAGGCGCTGCTGGGCGATTACGAGCATGAAGTCTTCGCCCTGCTTCTGCTCGACAGCCGGCATCGGGTGATCGTCTTTCACGAACTGTTCCGGGGCACCCTGGACAGCGCCAGCGTCTATCCCCGGGAAGTCGTCAAGGCTGCCCTGGAGCACAACGCCGCGGCAACCGTGCTGGTCCACAACTACCCTTCCGGTGATCCGGAACCCAGCCAATCAGATCTCACCCTGACTCACAAACTGCAGGAGGCCCTGAACCTGGTCGGGGCACGAACCCTGGACCATATCGTGGTGGGCCACGAGGGCTGCGTATCGCTGGCGGAACAGGGCTACCTGTAA